The Candidatus Hydrogenedentota bacterium genome contains the following window.
GCTGAAGGATTCGGCCAGCTTGCTCCACCAGGCGTCTACCGTGAAGTCGTTTTCATCGTAGGTCACGCGAATTCCATCAAAGGACTGGGCCGTCAGGGTCGAATGGTATTCCGCCACCAGCCAGCCCTTGCCAAAATTCATGATCTGGCGCCCGAGCCGTACCCGAAGGGGCGTGCCGAAAGCATGGTCGACTTCAACGTACGATTGGAGCAACTTCACGTCTGAACCGGCGCCGATCGCGTCCACACCGGTCACGTAATTGGAGCGGAAATCTTCGCCCCACACGTCATAGGATTCAAACTCGATCAGAGTCAGCACGTCGTCCGTGAAACGCGAGGTGACGTGAAGTCGGGTCTGCATTTCCCCGTAGTACCGGTCTTCGCCATCGTCGTCGAAGCGAAAGCGACTTCCGAGACCCAACGGTCCGATGGGACGTCGCCAGACTTGAGAATTGGGGATCAGGACCCGGGCGGGCTCGCCTGCGGTATTCTGATAGTTCAGGTTCCCCCGGATTCGGATCTTCAGTTCCCCCCCCACTTCCACACTTTGCAGCTCGGCCGAGGCCGACGCGCCCGCCCCTATTAACACAAACAAAGCCAACCATTTGAACATCTTGCTGTCTCCTTCCTTCCAGGCGGCATGCCCATTACCTCTATGCACAAAGTGTCCTGAAACGGCGCTCTTATTCCATGGACCCTACCCGAAACTCAGTATAAGGCGTCCCATGACTTTAGACAAGATAATAATTTCAATAATGATCACCCGCACCGTCGGAACCTACGGAAGCCAATAATGTTTTTTCGCAGTATTATGAATTAGGCGCTCGAGCACCTTCCGGAATTCAACCCCCGCGCGACAAAGGACCGCACGAGGGGAGCGCCACGCTTCACGGGGGCTGGACTCTGCCCCTGCCGCCATTACGCCGGACTTGGTGCGCCCCGCCCGTGAATCGCACCCCACGCACCGCCGCAAGTGGCGTTTTTGCAGCGGTTAGTGCTATGATGAGCCGCTTATTGAGAACCCCTGCGCGCTGGCGTAGACCCCGCACAAGCGGGGCGGGCCCAGGGGCGACGGGTTGCCGATCAGCCACCTTGGACCTCGGACCGCGCGCCAGCTTAAATCAAACCGCCGCTTTACGTTAGCGCTTTGCGCGCCCTTGGCGAATTTTCAGGATCACCGGAATGTCGTTGGGTATACAGCAATCCATGAGTACGGCAGCCCCCCCCTGGGGATGGGTGGGGTTGGATGCCGCGCTCCAGCCCCTCGCCGATCCCCGCTTCGCGACCGTGCTTCACCATACCGAATTGCCCTTCTCCGTGGTCCGGGATCCTCAGGGCGAACTCGCCGCCACCACGTCCTTGCCCGAGCGCAACGTGTCTTCGGGCCTCCCCGCCCTGGCCCTGGGCCTCCCGTGCCGGGCGAGCCAACTGGGCGACCCCACATTTCGTCGGGACCACCGTGTACGATACGCCTTCTATGCGGGCGCGATGGCCAACGGCATCGCCTCGGAAGAATTGGTGGAGGCCCTGGCCAAAGAGGGCCTACTGAGCATTTTCGGCGCGGCGGGTTTGTCTATCGAGCGCGTCAGGGAAGCCGTTGAACGCCTTCAGGCCAATCTGGGCGACCGCCCCTTCGGCTGCAATTTGATCCACAGCCCCAACGAGCAGGACCTGGAAGCCGCCGTGGCGCAGCTCTTTATCGAGCGCGGCGTGACCTTGGTGGAGGCCTCGGCCTATCTTGATCTGACGCCTTCGGTGGTGCGCTATCGCGTCCACGGCATACACGAAGACGGCGAAGGCAACATTGTCACGCCCAACCGAGTAATCGCGAAGATTTCGCGCGTCGAAGTGGCCACGAAATTCCTTTCGCCCCCGCCCGCGAAATTCCTGGAGAGGCTCGTGGCCGATGGCCACATCACGGCGGCCCAGGCGGCCCTGGCCTCGAGGATTCCCATGGCGGACGATATCACCGCCGAGGCGGATTCCGGCGGCCACACCGACAACCGCCCCGCCCTCGCGCTCCTGCCCGCGATCATCGCCCTGCGGGATCGAATTCAGGCCGAACAACAGTATGCTGGAGCCCCGCGCGTGGGCCTGGCCGGCGGCATCTCCACCCCGGCCGCGGCGGCGGCGGCCTTCGCCATGGGCGCGGCCTATATCGTAACGGGCACGGTCAATCAGGCCTGTGTCGAAAGCGGTTCCTCAGATATTGTTCGTCAGATGCTCGCGGAAGCGGAGCAGGCGGACACGGCCATGGCCCCGGCCGCGGATATGTTTGAGATGGGCGTGGAGGTGCAGGTGTTGAAGCGCGGCACGATGTTCAGCATGCGGGGCGCGCGGCTCTACGAGCTGTATCGCCAGTATGCCAGCATCGACGAGATCCCCGCAGTGGAGCGGGAAAAGCTGGAAAAGACGATATTCCGCGCGACCCTCTCGCAGGTGTGGGAAGACACCAAAGCCTTTTTCCAGAAGCGCGACCCAAAGCAGATTGCCCGCGCGGAGCAGGACCCTAAACACAAGATGGCGCTGATTTTTCGTTCCTACCTGGGTCAGGCCTCCATCTGGGCCAACCGGGGTGAGACGTCGCGTAAGATCGACTTTCAAATCTGGTGCGGCCCCGCCATGGGCGCCTTCAACGAGTGGGTGCGCGGCACCTTCCTCGATGACCCCAAGCGGCGCGAGGCGGCACTGGTCAATCTGAATATTCTGCACGGCGCGGCGGTAGTACACCGGTGCACCAGTCTGGCCAGCCAGGGTATCCCCGTCCCGCCCGCGTGCATGCGGTATCGCCCGCTGGAGCGCGTCCAACTGGAGGAGTTCATCCGGTGAATAAGCCATCGACTACGCCCGCCGATATCGCTATCGTCGGCATGGGTTGCCTTTTTCCCAAGGCGAATCACCTGGGCGCCTATTGGGCGAATATCAAACATGGTATTGACGCCATTATCGAGACGCCCGAGAGCCACTGGCGTCCGGAAGACTATTACGACGCGAACCCGAAGCGCCCCGACTTCACCTACGGCAAGCGCGGCGGCTTTCTGGAGGCTATTGACTTCAATCCGCTGGCCTATGGCATGCCGCCGAACGCGCTGGAAGCCACGGACACGGCCCAGTTGCTTGGCATGGTGGCGGCGGAGCACGCCCTGCGCGATGCGGGCATTGGCCACGACACCGAATTCGACCGCGACCGCGTCAGCGTAGTCCTGGGCGTCACGGGAGCGCTGGAGCTGGTCATCCCCCTGGGCGCACGCCTTGGCCACCCGAAGTGGCGCGAGGCCATGGCCGACGCGGGTCTGGATGCCGCCACGATTGACGACGTGCTAGAACGCATGGGCCAGCACTATGTGCCGTGGCAGGAAGCCTCCTTTCCCGGCTTGCTGGGCAACGTGGTGGCGGGCCGCATTACGAAGCACCTGAACCTCGGCGGCACCAACTGCGTGGTGGACGCGGCCTGCGCCAGTTCCCTGAGCGCGGTGCACCTGGCGGCGCTGGAGTTGCAGGCGGGCAAGAGCGATCTGGTGATCACGGGTGGCGTGGACACCTTTAACGACATTTTCATGTTCATGTGCTTCAGCAAGACCCCGGCCCTCTCCCCGACCGGCAATGCGAAACCCTTTGACGCGAGCGGCGACGGCACGATCCTCGGTGAAGGCCTGGGCATGATCGCCCTGAAACGCCTGAGCGACGCCGAACGCGACAATGACCGCATCTATGCCGTCATCAAGGGCATAGGCGCATCGAGCGATGGCAAAGGCGATGCAATTTATGCGCCCAGCGCGCCGGGCCAGGTGAAAGCCCTGAACCGCGCCTACGAACAGGCCGGCATCGATCCGCGCACGATTGAACTTGTGGAAGCCCACGGCACGGGCACAGCCAAAGGCGACGCGGTAGAGATCAGCGCACTCTCGACGGTCTATGGCAGTGCGGAGAACGGTCCGTGGTGCGCCATCGGCTCGGTGAAGTCCCAGATCGGCCACACCAAGGCGGCGGCGGGATCGGCTGCCCTTATCAAAGCGGCCATGGCCCTGTACACGAAGACGCTCCCCCCCACCATCAAGGTGAAGGAACCCCTGGGCCCGCTGCGGAACACGGATACGCCCTTCTATGTGAATACCCAACTTCGCCCCTGGCTGCCCCGCGCGGAACACCCGCGCCGCGCCGGAGTGAGTGCCCTGGGCTTTGGCGGCAGCAATTTTCATTGTGTGCTGGAAGAGTACGAAGCCACGAAAGCCACCCCGGACTGGGACGGCGATGTGGAGATTCTTGCCTTCTCGGGGGCGAATACTGCCGCGATCGTTTCCGCGCTGGACTCGTTCCCCGTTGCGGAAAAATGGAGCGCACAGCGCGTTGCCGCAGATACCCTTCGCGACGCTTTCGACGCGAAAGCCCCCTGCCGCTTGGCGCTCGTGGTGCGAAATGGCGAGACCGATGTCCCGAAGCTCATCGCACAGGCGAAGAGCACGTTGACGTCCAAGGGCACGACCACTTCCTGGAGCATCCCCACCGGCATCTACTTCGGTGCGGGTGAAGCCCCCGGCAATCTCGCTTTTCTCTTCCCCGGACAGGGAACCCAGTATCCCGGCATGTTGCGGGACCTCGCGTGCCAGTTCCCGGAATTCCTGAACGTACTCGCCGAGGCCAACGCAATCTATGACGCCGCCCCCGGAACACCCCGCCTCACGGATCGTATCTATCCACACCCCGCCTTTACGCCCGAGGCCGAGACCGACCACCAGCGGCAATTGACCGCGACGGTGGTCGCGCCATCCGCCATTGGCGCGGTGAGCGCCGGCGCCCTTCGTGTCGTGGAACGATTTGGTATCACACCCGACGCCATGGCGGGGCACAGTTATGGGGAAATCGTGGGACTGCTCGCTTCGGGCAAGGTGAGCGAAGCCGACTTCCATCTCCTTTCCAAGTTGCGCGGGTCGCTCATGGGCCAGGGCCAGGGCGACAAGGGCACCATGATGGCCGTGCGCGCGCCCGAAGACCGCGTGCAGGAGCTTATCGATTCGTCCGGCTTGAAGGTCATCATAGCGAACAAGAACGCGCCGGAGCAGATGGTGCTGGCGGGCGGGACGGAAGCCATGGCCGAGGCCGAAGCTGCCTTCAGTAAACTTGGCATTCAAGCAAAGATGCTGCCAGTGGCGGCGGCCTTCCACAGCGAGTATGTGTCCCATGTGCGCGATCCCTTCCTGCAAGCGTTGCAGGGAATGGAAATCGGCGCGGGAACCGTGCCGCTTTATGCCAACACCAACGCAGAGCCTTATCCGGATAACCAGGACACCGTGCGGGTCTTAATCGCCGAGCAACTCGCCAGGCCCGTGGAGTTTGTTCGTCAAATCCAGCGCATGTACGCCGATGGGGTACGGACTTTCCTGGAAATCGGTCCCGGCTCGCGCATGTCGGGCCTTGTGGACGCCATCCTGGGCGACGCGCCCCACAACGCCGTGGCCATCGACGGATCGAACGGCAAGCGTGATGGCATCGTCGATCTGGCCCGCGCGCTCGCGGAAATTGCGGTGCTGGGCTATGCCGTCAATCTTGACGCGTGGAACGACGGAGCCCCGGTCGATCCGGAGTCGCTGAAACCCAAAGCCAAGATGACCGTGCCCATCTGCGGCGCCAATTACGTGACCCCGCGCGAAAAGAAACCCAAGTCCGCGCCCCGCCCCGTGGCGGTGGCCCAACCGGCCCAGGCCGTGAATTCGACCATGACGCTTACACCATCCACACCCGCCGCGCCCGCGCAGCACGCGAGTCCCCAGCCCGTTGCCATGCCGAACGCCGCACTCCAGGCCACGGAACATCACCTGATCGCGCTGCAGCGCATGCAGCAGCAAACCGCCGATCTGCACCGCCAGTTCCTGGAAGGACAGCAGGCCGCGCTGGAAACCTTCCGCGCATTGCTCGGCCAGCAGCAGGGCTTGATGAGCGGACAGCCTGTGGCGGCTTTCGCGCCCGTGGCGACCGCGCAGGTTACACCGCAAGCGCCTGTAGTTTATCGGACCGATCAGACGGATCGGACCGATTCGGTTGTGGCATCACCGGCGATTGTGGCGGTATCCACGCCCCTGGCGACTCCCACTGCCCGAAACACCTCGGGCATTGAAGCCGCACTTTTGGCCACGATTTCCGAAAAGACCGGCTACCCCACCGAGATGCTGGAACTGGGGATGTCCCTCGATGCCGATCTGGGCATCGATTCCATCAAGCGCGTGGAAATCCTTTCCGGCTTGAAAGAGCGCCTCCCCGAGGCGCCCGAATTTGGCCCCGACCAACTGGGCACCTTCCACACGCTTGGCGATATCGTGAACTACATCGCGGCGAACAGCACACATCGATCAGATCGGTCTGATCCGTCGGATCGGTCCGATGACCGCGCGACGAAAACTGTAGTCAGCACCACGGCCATCGAAACGGCGCTCCTCGCGACCATCGCGGAAAAGACCGGCTACCCCACCGAGATGCTGGAACTGGGGATGTCCCTCGATGCCGATCTGGGCATCGATTCCATCAAGCGCGTGGAAATCCTTTCCGGCCTGAAAGATCGCCTGCCCGATGCGCCCGAGTTTGGCCCTGACCAACTGGGCACCTTTCACACCCTCGGCGACATCGTGAACTACATCGCGGCGAACAGCGCACATCGATCAGATCGGTCTGATCCGTCGGATCGGTCCGATGGCCCCGCGACGAATACGGCGGTCGGCACCGCGGCCATCGAGACGGCCTTACTCGCGACCATCGCCGAGAAAACCGGTTATCCCACCGAGATGCTCGAGCTCGGCATGTCCCTCGATGCCGACCTCGGCATCGATTCCATCAAGCGGGTGGAGATTCTCTCCGGCCTGAAAGATCGCCTGCCCGATGCGCCCGAGTTTGGCCCCGACCAACTGGGCACCTTCCACACCCTCGGCGACATCGTGAACTACATCGCGGCGAACAGCGCACATCGATCAGATCGGCCTGATCCGTCGGATCGGTCCGATGGCCCCGCGACGAAAACTGTGGTCAGCACCACGGCCATCGAAACGGCCCTGCTCGCGACCATCGCGGAAAAGACCGGCTATCCCACGGACATGCTCGAACTCAACATGGCGCTGGACGCGGACTTGGGTATTGATTCCATCAAGCGCGTGGAAATTCTCTCCGCCTTGAAAGATCGCCTGCCGGAAACGCCCGAGTTTGGCCCCGACCAGTTGGGACAATTCCATACGCTGGGCGACATCGTGGCGTTCATTGCGGCTTCCGGTGCAAATCGGACCGATCAGACGGATTCGACTGATCGGACACCGAAGATGCTTTCCACGCCCGAAGCCACGCCCGGCGATCCCCTTTCCATTCGTGCGGTCACCGCCGTTCCCACGGCGCTTGACGCGGGCGACCCACTTGCCCTTGGCGGCGGCACGCTGGTCGTGGTGTCCACGGGCAATCCGCTCGGCGGCGCCCTGGCCGCCTTGCTGAGAGAGCGCGGTCTCGACGTTAAAGCCAGTTTCTGGAATGACTCGCCAGCGACCTTGCCCGACTCGCTTGCAGGGTTGATTCTGGTTGCGCCGGAGGGCCCAAGCCCCCACGACCTCATGGAAAACGCCTTTGCCTGGATCCAGCAGGCGGGCGCGCGCATGAAGGCCAACAACGCGGGCTTGATTGCGAGTATTACTCAACTCGACGGAGCGTTTGGCACCGTCGCCATCAAAGGCGATGCCCTGATGGGTGGTCTTGCGGGACTGGTGAAGACTGCCGCCCACGAGTGGCCCGCGATCACGTGCAAGGCTATAGATATTGCTCCCGATGCGCCATCGCCGGTAAATCAGGTAATCGACGTGCTCTTGCAGAAGAGCGCCACCGAGATTGGCATTACGGTCGACGGCCTGGTCACCCTGTGCCTGGTGCCGAATGAATTGGCAGGATCGTCAGCAGCACCCATTACCCCCGGCGATGTCGTCGTCGTAACCGGCGGTGCGCGGGGCGTCACAGCCGATGTCGCCCTCGCCATGGCGAAGGCGTGGAAGCCCACGCTGCTCCTGCTGGGTCGCAGTGCCCCTCCAACCGCGGAAGCTTCCTGGCTCGCGCCGCTGGCGACAGAAGCAGAAATACGGCAAGCCCTGCTGGCCCGGGCCAACGGCGCGCTGAAGCCTAAAGAACTGCGCGAGGCGCTTGATACCGTACTCCGGAACCGGGAAGGCTTGCGCAATATCGAGGCCATGGTGGCGGCGGGCGCCGAGGTGCAGTACCACGGCACGGATATCCGCGACGCCAATGCAGTCGCTACGCTATTGGACGAAATCCGTGCGTCACGCGGTCCGATCCGTGGCATCGTCCACGGCGCGGGCGTGCTGGCGGACCGACTGATCGAAGACAAGACTCTGGAGCAATTCAATCAGGTCTACGGCACGAAGGTGGACGGGCTGAACGCGCTCCTCGCGGGCGTGGGCGGTGATGATCTGAAGTTCATCGCGCTCTTCTCGTCCTCCACGGGACGCTTTGGTCGCAAGGGACAGATCGATTATGCCGCGTCCAACGAGATTCTCAACAAGATCGCTCAGCGCGAGGCCAAAGCCCGGCCGAATTGCCGCGTGGTTTCCGTTAATTGGGGCCCCTGGGCGGGCGGAATGGTCAATGCGGATCTCGCGAAACTATTCAAATCCGAGGGCGTCGGTCTCATTGGCCTGAATGATGGTGCGGAGTTCCTGGTGGAGGAATTGAGCCAGCCGACGCCACGCCCGGTAGAAATTGTCGTGATGGGCGGTGAAATTCCGGCGTTCAATGTTTCGCCCGTGCCCGTCGCGCCGGCGCGAAAAGCTTCCGGCGCCGCGTTCCGTACCGCGCTCGAAATCGATTTGAGCGCCGACGCGTTCCCCTTTCTGAAATCACACGTACTTGCGGGTAAAGCGGTGCTTCCCGTCGCCATGATCAGCGAGTGGTTCGCCCACACGGCCCTCCACACCCACCCGGGCCTGCGCTTCCATGGCTTTGATGACCTGCGGGTCTTCAAGGGCGTTACGCTGGACGCGGAAGAAGTCCAAACGCTTCAGCTTTGTACCGGAGACGTGGAGCAATCGCGCGGTGGTGCGGCGATTCCCGTCGAGCTGCGCAGTCATGCGGTCGGCGGCAAGGAGGTGCTCCATGCGGCCGCCCTGGTCCATCTCGCAGAGACGCTGCCCTCGGGCGAGGCCCGGATCAAGGCGCGCGATCTCCAGGCGAAGGCTTACAACAATGGCGGCCTCTATGAAGGCGGCCACCTCTTCCACGGACCGGCCTTTCAGGGCCTGCATTCGGTGGATGGTGCGGGCAATGACCTGATCGCCGCCCTCGTGGGCAAGGCGCCCGCGCCGAAAGACTGGATTCTCGCGCCCATGCGAAATACCTGGCTCGCGGATCCGCTCATCCTGGACAGCAGTTTCCAGATGATGATCTTGTGGTCCTTCCGCCAGTATGGCGTGGGCAGCCTGCCGAGTTTTCTGCGCGAGTACCGGCAGTTTACCGGCCGATTCCCGAATGACGGTGCGCGCATCGTGATCCAGGTGACGGAGCACAACAAGCGAAAAGCGACTGCGGACATCGAATTTGTGGATCCGAAGTCAGGTGCATTGATCGCGCGCATTAGCGGCTATGAATGCACGCTGGGCTCGTTTCTAAACAAGGCCTTTCAGAATAACAAACTTGAAATGCGCAGCGCCGCAGGGACTGACGCGGACACGCGATGATGACCGCGCTCGCGATTTCCGCCCTTCTGCGAACGGCGGTAACGCCAACGTCCGGATCAGTTCTGAGAAACGCCGCGGCGGCGGGACCAGAACGTCGACTTGGTCTTTGTTAGTCCGGGAGCTTACCCCCCTGCCCCCCCGCAAGCGGGGGGAACCATACTTGTCGAACTGAACCTCTTGGTTCCCCCCGCTTGCGGGGGGCCAGGGGGGTAAAACCTAGATCGTGTATCGCCCCTTTTTGGGTGGCGCGAAGCGTCATGAATGACGCTCCCTGGAACACTATGAAACAACCAGCTATAGCAATCGTGGGCATGGGCGGGATCTTTCCCGACGCCCCCGATCTCGATACCTTCTGGCGTAACATACTGTCGGGCAAGGCCTCGGCCAAGGAAGCCCCGGCGGATCGCTGGCTGCTGCCTGTCGACGAGGCCTACGACCCCGAACAGGGCAAGGCGGATCACGTTTATTCAAAGCGCGGCTGCTTTATCGACGGGGCCGTCCCGCTGAAACTCGACGCGCTGGATCTCGACGCCGAACTCGTATGCCAGCTCGACCCCATGTATCACCTGCTTCTCCATGCCGGTACGACCGCGATGGCGGATGCTGGCGCCCGCCAGTGGGATCACAGCACGACCGGCGTTATCGTTGGCAATCTTGCCCTGCCTACGGAGCAATCTTCGGCGCTGGCCCGCGCAATTCTCGGGCGCACCTTCGAGGAAAAAGTGTTGGGCGAAAGTCCCGACACCCCCATGCCCCATCCCCTGAACCGCTACGTCACCGGCCTCCCCGCCGCTGTGCTGGCGAAGGCCCTCGGCCTCGGCGGCACGGCCTACACGCTGGACGCCGCCTGCGCTTCCTCCCTCTATGCCATCAAGTTGGCTGTCGACGAGCTCCAGGCGGGCCGGGCCGATGTGATGCTCGCGGGCGGTGTTTCCCGCCCCGATCCGCTCTATACCCAGATGGGCTTCGCCCAGTTGCGCGCACTGTCTCCAACAGGCACGTGTTCACCTTTTGATAAGGCCGGCAACGGCCTCGTGGTCGGCGAAGGCGCGGGCGTCTTTGTGCTCAAGCGCCTCGACGATGCCATCGCCGATGGCAATACCATTCACGGCGTAATTCGCGGCATTGGTCTCTCCAACGATGTCGGCGGACGCTTGCTCGCCCCCACGTCTGAAGGCCAGCTCCGGGCCATGCGCGCCGCTTATGCCGCCGCAGGCTGGAAGCCCGAATCGGTTGGACTCGTCGAGTGTCACGCCACGGGCACCGCCGTGGGCGACGCCATCGAAGTGGATAGCCTGAAGCAACTCTGGGCGGAGGCCCCTTGGGCACCCGGCCAGTGCACGCTGGGCTCGGTGAAGTCGAACATCGGTCACACGCTCACCGCCGCAGGTTCCGCCGCTATGCTGAAAGCGCTCCTCGCGCTGAAGCACGGGCAGCTCCCCCCCACCGCGAGCTACCGGCAATCGCCGGAGTCCTGGAAACTGGGTGAAAGTCCCTTTGTGGTGCGCAGCGCTCCCGAAGCGTGGAATTCAGAATCTCCGCGCCGTGCCGCGGTCAGCGCCTTCGGTTTTGGCGGCATCAATGCCCACGTCCTCGTCGAAGAATGGATCG
Protein-coding sequences here:
- a CDS encoding KR domain-containing protein yields the protein MGCLFPKANHLGAYWANIKHGIDAIIETPESHWRPEDYYDANPKRPDFTYGKRGGFLEAIDFNPLAYGMPPNALEATDTAQLLGMVAAEHALRDAGIGHDTEFDRDRVSVVLGVTGALELVIPLGARLGHPKWREAMADAGLDAATIDDVLERMGQHYVPWQEASFPGLLGNVVAGRITKHLNLGGTNCVVDAACASSLSAVHLAALELQAGKSDLVITGGVDTFNDIFMFMCFSKTPALSPTGNAKPFDASGDGTILGEGLGMIALKRLSDAERDNDRIYAVIKGIGASSDGKGDAIYAPSAPGQVKALNRAYEQAGIDPRTIELVEAHGTGTAKGDAVEISALSTVYGSAENGPWCAIGSVKSQIGHTKAAAGSAALIKAAMALYTKTLPPTIKVKEPLGPLRNTDTPFYVNTQLRPWLPRAEHPRRAGVSALGFGGSNFHCVLEEYEATKATPDWDGDVEILAFSGANTAAIVSALDSFPVAEKWSAQRVAADTLRDAFDAKAPCRLALVVRNGETDVPKLIAQAKSTLTSKGTTTSWSIPTGIYFGAGEAPGNLAFLFPGQGTQYPGMLRDLACQFPEFLNVLAEANAIYDAAPGTPRLTDRIYPHPAFTPEAETDHQRQLTATVVAPSAIGAVSAGALRVVERFGITPDAMAGHSYGEIVGLLASGKVSEADFHLLSKLRGSLMGQGQGDKGTMMAVRAPEDRVQELIDSSGLKVIIANKNAPEQMVLAGGTEAMAEAEAAFSKLGIQAKMLPVAAAFHSEYVSHVRDPFLQALQGMEIGAGTVPLYANTNAEPYPDNQDTVRVLIAEQLARPVEFVRQIQRMYADGVRTFLEIGPGSRMSGLVDAILGDAPHNAVAIDGSNGKRDGIVDLARALAEIAVLGYAVNLDAWNDGAPVDPESLKPKAKMTVPICGANYVTPREKKPKSAPRPVAVAQPAQAVNSTMTLTPSTPAAPAQHASPQPVAMPNAALQATEHHLIALQRMQQQTADLHRQFLEGQQAALETFRALLGQQQGLMSGQPVAAFAPVATAQVTPQAPVVYRTDQTDRTDSVVASPAIVAVSTPLATPTARNTSGIEAALLATISEKTGYPTEMLELGMSLDADLGIDSIKRVEILSGLKERLPEAPEFGPDQLGTFHTLGDIVNYIAANSTHRSDRSDPSDRSDDRATKTVVSTTAIETALLATIAEKTGYPTEMLELGMSLDADLGIDSIKRVEILSGLKDRLPDAPEFGPDQLGTFHTLGDIVNYIAANSAHRSDRSDPSDRSDGPATNTAVGTAAIETALLATIAEKTGYPTEMLELGMSLDADLGIDSIKRVEILSGLKDRLPDAPEFGPDQLGTFHTLGDIVNYIAANSAHRSDRPDPSDRSDGPATKTVVSTTAIETALLATIAEKTGYPTDMLELNMALDADLGIDSIKRVEILSALKDRLPETPEFGPDQLGQFHTLGDIVAFIAASGANRTDQTDSTDRTPKMLSTPEATPGDPLSIRAVTAVPTALDAGDPLALGGGTLVVVSTGNPLGGALAALLRERGLDVKASFWNDSPATLPDSLAGLILVAPEGPSPHDLMENAFAWIQQAGARMKANNAGLIASITQLDGAFGTVAIKGDALMGGLAGLVKTAAHEWPAITCKAIDIAPDAPSPVNQVIDVLLQKSATEIGITVDGLVTLCLVPNELAGSSAAPITPGDVVVVTGGARGVTADVALAMAKAWKPTLLLLGRSAPPTAEASWLAPLATEAEIRQALLARANGALKPKELREALDTVLRNREGLRNIEAMVAAGAEVQYHGTDIRDANAVATLLDEIRASRGPIRGIVHGAGVLADRLIEDKTLEQFNQVYGTKVDGLNALLAGVGGDDLKFIALFSSSTGRFGRKGQIDYAASNEILNKIAQREAKARPNCRVVSVNWGPWAGGMVNADLAKLFKSEGVGLIGLNDGAEFLVEELSQPTPRPVEIVVMGGEIPAFNVSPVPVAPARKASGAAFRTALEIDLSADAFPFLKSHVLAGKAVLPVAMISEWFAHTALHTHPGLRFHGFDDLRVFKGVTLDAEEVQTLQLCTGDVEQSRGGAAIPVELRSHAVGGKEVLHAAALVHLAETLPSGEARIKARDLQAKAYNNGGLYEGGHLFHGPAFQGLHSVDGAGNDLIAALVGKAPAPKDWILAPMRNTWLADPLILDSSFQMMILWSFRQYGVGSLPSFLREYRQFTGRFPNDGARIVIQVTEHNKRKATADIEFVDPKSGALIARISGYECTLGSFLNKAFQNNKLEMRSAAGTDADTR
- a CDS encoding PfaD family polyunsaturated fatty acid/polyketide biosynthesis protein; amino-acid sequence: MSTAAPPWGWVGLDAALQPLADPRFATVLHHTELPFSVVRDPQGELAATTSLPERNVSSGLPALALGLPCRASQLGDPTFRRDHRVRYAFYAGAMANGIASEELVEALAKEGLLSIFGAAGLSIERVREAVERLQANLGDRPFGCNLIHSPNEQDLEAAVAQLFIERGVTLVEASAYLDLTPSVVRYRVHGIHEDGEGNIVTPNRVIAKISRVEVATKFLSPPPAKFLERLVADGHITAAQAALASRIPMADDITAEADSGGHTDNRPALALLPAIIALRDRIQAEQQYAGAPRVGLAGGISTPAAAAAAFAMGAAYIVTGTVNQACVESGSSDIVRQMLAEAEQADTAMAPAADMFEMGVEVQVLKRGTMFSMRGARLYELYRQYASIDEIPAVEREKLEKTIFRATLSQVWEDTKAFFQKRDPKQIARAEQDPKHKMALIFRSYLGQASIWANRGETSRKIDFQIWCGPAMGAFNEWVRGTFLDDPKRREAALVNLNILHGAAVVHRCTSLASQGIPVPPACMRYRPLERVQLEEFIR